GTTGCAATGGAAACCGATGTTTTAACGGTCATGAAtgtgttttttgaaaaacatgtttggccATAAAAAAGGAAGGTGGCTGGGGCGAGAATAAAAATTTTGCTTGTGGACCATCCCTTGTGTTACACTTATCCCAACTTGCCAATTTGGAATAAATATATGACTAAGTATGACACTATGGATAggagagaaggaaaaaacatcAAACAAGCAAGTGGGTTCaacaaataaattagaaaaaatgaatatcaatttttgtaaaaaattccACCAACCTCTGAGAGAAGCCAATTGGGCCACTACTGAGTACTGAACATTTTTTTACccataaataaatatgatatacAAAAAATTAGTAGGTTAATAAGTTgcgaaaattattttcaaaaattaagaaaataaatctaCAGAGCTATTATTTTAGAAAGTCACTCAGTTTATATAATTctcttttaaaacatttttaatgaaaataatattaactacccatgaaaaaacattttaactcaaatcattcctaaaaaatttcttataatttgaaGACTTATGGTAAAATTGAAAAGCTCAGTTTGTTTTATGTGTTATTAATACaaattatatacaaaataaaagataCTCTCAAATgaacttatttattaaaaggtttatttaaataaataaataaaaaaaactcccAAATGGCTtcttaatactatttttaaaaaaaaaaagaaaaggaaaaaaaaaaaaaacctgtcaGACCAACAAATAATCCCCATCCAGAGTCCGTCATTTTCAAAGGGCACACATCCAACCCTACCCCACCCAATTAATTGCCCTaaacaatttaccaaaaccAAAATCCACTTGATTTTggattcataaaataaaatttaaagaattttaaaaacaaaatgcttTGAATTGGGCCATCCATATAGGTCCAAAACTGATGATGAGATCAAAAAAAGCTGAGTTCCATCTGGTAGCCATGGACCACTCTAGGCTCTTTCTTTCCTTATGTGCTACTAccgctgctgctgctgctgctgcaacTTTTAGAAGTTCCAAAACAGTATAAAACGtgaaactgttttcaaaaaacgCTTTGAAAACAGAAACACACTGCTGTGTGAAGCAGTTCATTTTTCCCACACCCCCGACCTTTCTGGGGGTTCCCCCCATCTTCCTTAAAAGTGATTGACCGTACAATTTGCTTTTAAAaggtaaaagaaataaataaaaataaataaaaggtggCCCCGGGGGGTGCGCAGTGTGCACAGTCCGTGTGCATGTTACATACAGGGGCAGAGGGGGAAGAGGAGATTACGTCAGTGGGAGTAGTAAAGATGCGCAGAGGTGCGCAGTGTAAGGGAGGTGGTGACGTCAGCGGAAGGCAAATAGCAAGCGGCGGAGAAAGCTTCGTTATAGGACCACCTGCTTTTAACGGACAAAAATTAAAGTTGTATGCAATCCCATGCCCACCACCCCCACTCTAGTCGTCTGCGCGTGAATTCACTGCGGCGGTGTTAGCTGGCGCGTGCTGTTCAGGGTATTGGCATCCGgataaaaaatgggaaaaataaaataatttgtttttttttctggcTAATTTTTGGGACATTTGTGGAGCTTAggaataatttaattaatgtcTTTTTATGATAAGTGGGAATGGGTCGTAGGATAATATTTatctctaatttaattttcttacctTTTATCTTTGTTCAACCACCgttaaaagggaaaaattaactgctattttttttttggtaaataatgtttaatgaaaagttgaaattttgatcaaagaaataatttcaatatttattaacataaaaattacaatttttttcagacaaactttcaaaatctcttataTATTAAATTGTCACATTATGTTAAAAGAGTGATAAAGAAACTATCAAGATATTACAAGAGTTTTTATATCACAAAAACCAACTAATTCTTCTCTTAAACTTAATTTATTCATTGACTTCTTTAGAGAATGTATTaagaaacaaattcaaaaagtgaagaattttttcttttcaagttgtaaaaattttcatcatcaatACCCCCATTAATCTTATGTAGATATTATCTCTCTACACATTAAAAGGGTTGTAAACTTGTAATGTAAGACATCACATCAACATAgatattattataaaagtaCGGATGCAGAAGCAAATTTCATCACTCCATGAAAACACTTCTAACAATATGGGATTTTTTTTGGGAGTAAGAATTTGTAGCCTATTCTTAGGGGTGGCGCCCCTGAGGGTGAAAATGGGTGAAGTTGGTGCGAGTAGGGCATGCAAAATtgtgtaggaaaaaaaaaaaagaaaaggaaagatgCGGTCCCATAGTagaggaggagagagagagagagagatatgatGGGTGGAGGAGGGAGAGGCAAGACTTTAATAGGTAGAGGTAGCAGTAGAGGGGGGTGTTTTAATTAGAATTAGTTGGAAGCAAGGGAGTGAGGGACCACCTCATCTCATCCTCCCCCAGTCCCTAATTTTAGGAACATTTTATCACTACACTCTCAAGCATCTATcctcttttctctcttccaaacTTCTAAACCACCCTCGCCCATCTCTCATCTCGCCATCTCATGAATTCTCATCTCAGACCTCAGACCTTTGCAGCAGCCCGACCCACCCTCTCTCCATCCTAAACACTGAAATCCATCTGAAAAAGCCTGGACACAACTCCCACTTCTGTACTCTCTTGCCCCCATAAAACATCTCTCCCTCCTCTTCCCCACTccgttttctttcatttttcttgtgtCTATAAAATTCTTTCATTCTTAGGAGGCTAAAGTCTTCATTTAAGTAAAGGGGGAGTGGTCATGTGGCGGCTTGTAGTTTGTGTGCCAGGCAAAGGACCCTGATTGCTTTATGTTGGTCCTGCTCCTGTATCACAGTATcaatacttttcttttcttttcttttcttcttttttttttaaatatattatatatgggctattaattttatataataaaacttttttttatcatggTATTTAATTGCTGGGGGTATGAAATAATTGAGGGGATTTGATTACCAGGAAGTCTATTTTGGATGTACTTATATGATGTTGCATTGACCCACTTAGAGAAGAAAAgagaggggagagagagagagagggggggctGAAGCATATATGAAATGATGATCATGGCTAGGAACTAGGAAGTCATCATCACCTCTATCTGATGATCTTCTACTTCTGAGTTCGGAGGAGATGTCTTCTTTCTTCCTAGGTTGGCTTTCATGGCATCCCATGTTCGGCCTGTTTACACAAGCCTGAGTAGTAGACCCAGTCTTCATCTCCAATCTTACCTCCTCCTCCACCGTCACCACCAGCACCAGCTGCATAACAAGATAAGTTAATTCCCTCTTGTCAATAGCAGGTAAGCTATCTCTGTCTGGCTCTGGTTTGATCATTGCATAGAACTGAGTGATAAAGTTGGAAACTTTTCTCCCTTTCTAATCAGACGATTGAAAAGGGTGATTTGGGTTTTCATGGACGTTGTTTATTGATCttggttttgttttgattttgggcTGCGGTGTGAGGGTGGATCTTGATGGGAATTGTGGTTGCAGAATCGTCAGAAGCGACAGGCGAGAAAAAATCGAAGTAGACTTTGTGTTGTATGGCTGGGGAGAATCCGGCAGAGAAATCAAGGAACATGGTGTCATCTGCTGGCTTTGTTTACTCGGATGTTTCATCCACCAACCCAAGTATTCAGACCCAGACCCATCTGGTGAACCAGATCCAAAGCTTCGAGTCCAACCCAGAGATGTTCAACTTGACTACAGGCATGGAGATGATAGGGTTTCCTCCAAAAAATCTGCAGCAACCGAGTGATGCCAACTCGGTGATGTGGAAAGCGTTCTTTGGGAAACATGGAAATCACTCGGGACCCTCTTCTTCAAAGACAGTGAACGAGTCGACGAGCGATTATTATCAGCATGAGTTCAACAAGTCTGATTTCGCAACTGGGATTTCTCAGACAACAAGCGAGAATCTGATGGTTGCACCCGACTCAGCAGCATGGCAAGAGAACAGATTGATGGTTGATGATTCCTCTTTGAGGTGTGTGTTTCCTTGTGAAGGAAACGAGAGGCCCAGTCAAggtctctcactctctctcagTTCCAGCAATCCCTCTAGTATTGGGTTACAATCATTTGAACTCAGACACACTCATCATCAAGGTCAACAGGATGATCATATGAGGTTTCTCTCTTCAAATTCTAGAGATTGCTTCTTTGGAAAATCTGCGGCCATCCAAGAGCAACAAATGATGCAGGATGGGTTTCTGGGAAAAGCTGCAAATCTTAATCAAGGGAACTTCCAGCTGAGGAACTCAAAGTACTTGGGTCCTGCTCAGCAGCTTCTGAACGAGTGCTGTAACCTTGGAACAAAGCAGATTGATCCACCTAGGCAAAAGGCCCCCAAGACCAACCAGTGGGAGGATGAGAATGGAAGCAGTAGTAGCTGTTCAAGAAAGCCATCTCTCTACTCTCTGGAGCTCATGGAATTGCAGAAGAGAAAATCAAAGCTGCTTTCAATGCTTGAGGAGgtatattaattatttcattatgGCTCCAAACAAAAGATCCTTGCTTTTCATTGATCCCAGacataaataattaagtaattaagCAAAAAAGGGGAAACGGTTTCATCGATCTAAACCAGTAGAGTACGAGGGTTCTAACTTTTACTTGGTGGTTGATTGATTGATCTGTGTTTGGAGACTTGAATCTTGAACTAATTGAGCGACTGTTGGGCCTTCCCATTAATGCCCACGTCGTGACAATTCGAACATTTCATTTAATTACAGAAATCTctattcctttttcatttaatgGTTTCCTATTTTCGTTTTACCAGGCTCATTTCATTCTGTAACTCTGAATTTTCAGAAgaattcatttgtttgtttgtttgtggtgatggtggtggtggtgatggtgatggtggtgATGGTTTAGGTTGATAGAAGATACAAGCACTACTGCGATCAGATGAAGGCGGTGGTCTCATCCTTTGAAGCAGTGGCTGGAAACGGGGCTGCGAGAGTCTACTCGGCGTTGGCTTCAAAAGCCATGTCTAGGCATTTTAGATGTCTGAGAGACGGCATTGTGGGTCAGATTCAGGCCACTAAGAAGGCCATGGGAGAGAAAGACCCAGTTGCACCAGGCACAACCCGAGGGGAGACCCCCAGGCTAAGGGTTCTTGATCAAGCCCTGAGGCAACAGAGGGCATTTCAGCAGATGAGCATGATGGAGAGCCATCCATGGAGACCCCAACGAGGCTTACCCGAGAGATCAGTCTCTGTGCTTCGAGCTTGGTTGTTCGAGCACTTCCTCCACCCgtaaatctctctctctctctctctctctatatatgtatatatcctCCCACCCATCTTTACAGGAATCATATCTtcttatatacatatacataaaaaaaaaaaaaaaaaaacttacaaagTAGATTTACTGAGAGAATCAAAGTTTTCTTGAAACAAATAAGAAACAAGGCTTGCGGTTGTACTATTCCAACTTCTTCCATCAAGTCCCAatcattttttcacaaaaacaGCCCATTGTTTTGGTGGTTTCTATCTACCATCATTCAGATTCCATGTTTCACTTgtcatattattttcttttctggaTTTTTCTTGTGCCTCTTGTGTCATATTTGTGTGGGTTtgattctctctttttttttttcgtatatatagatatagatataggaCCCATCTCCCTCTCTCCCATTCAAGTTTTTTTCATTGTCCTTCCACAACCAGTAAAAGTACAATCCACGGTCTGAATATTAACTTTTGAATAACTGTGCTTTCATGAAACTTCTTTCAGGTATCCCAGCGATGTAGATAAGCACATCTTAGCCCGCCAAACTGGTCTCTCAAGAAGCCAGGCACGTCCATATCTCTCTATCCCCCCCTTTTTTTAATTGCCCcatgaatgattttttaatttcttcaacaaattatttatgttttcaatggAGAATATCTTCTTGGAATCCATTATTTTAATGTGTGTTAATCATTTGATGCGCTTGTTTTTACATACATGTACGTGCTTCAACAGGTATCCAATTGGTTCATCAATGCGAGGGTGAGGCTATGGAAACCCATGGTGGAAGAGATGTACTTAGAAGAAACAAAGGAGCAAGACAACCTGGGCTCCCCAGATGGGGCTACAGACCCCGACGACAATGGCCGGCCGAACCCTAATCCCCAGCCACGTATCGAAGATCAAAAGCCAACAGCCGAGCAACTTGTTCGAATAGACTCCGAGTGCCTCTCTTCCATCATCAACAACCCAGAGAAGAACGACTCTAAAAATGGCAAAAGCCTTCAAaacccccacccccaccacctccaccaccaccagccCAACTTCGGGCGAGTTGCCGAGGCCTTTGGAGCCGTGGAGTTGGACTTCTCCTCTTACAATCACCACACGGCCGGCGCTGTTTCTTTCACTAACGACAGTGCCCATCATAATTTCGGTGGCAGCGGCGTGTCCTTGACGCTGGGCTTACAACAGCATGGTGGAAGCGGGGTGAGCTTAGCATTCTCACCTGCATCACAGAGCTCTCTCTTCTACTCTAGAGACCCCATTGAAGATTGCCAACCAGTTCAGTACTCTCTTTTAGATGGAGAAGGACAGAACTTGCCTTACAGAAACTTGATGGGAGCGCAGTTGCTCCACGACTTGGCCGGATAAACAGATAGGCGATGAGCTTCCCCGGTCCAGAGCCTTGTGATTGAAGGAAAGTGATCATTGATGGTAGATAATTACATGAGAGACATAGATAAATACTTCATACATACATAAACTTATACTTGCTTAGCTAGACATACTACTGAACATTAGTTCCATGGCTGGTAGTTTTGCACCTTGGCTTTTTCGATGGAAAGAATATGTTTACTACTGTTAGAGTAGATTGGAATTGCCATTGATTGATGCAAGGATATACAGGTCTTTCTTCCTCTTTTGGGTAGAATCtgtatgattcaaaatttaacCTATTAGC
This DNA window, taken from Vitis vinifera cultivar Pinot Noir 40024 chromosome 2, ASM3070453v1, encodes the following:
- the LOC100262204 gene encoding homeobox protein BEL1 homolog, whose protein sequence is MAGENPAEKSRNMVSSAGFVYSDVSSTNPSIQTQTHLVNQIQSFESNPEMFNLTTGMEMIGFPPKNLQQPSDANSVMWKAFFGKHGNHSGPSSSKTVNESTSDYYQHEFNKSDFATGISQTTSENLMVAPDSAAWQENRLMVDDSSLRCVFPCEGNERPSQGLSLSLSSSNPSSIGLQSFELRHTHHQGQQDDHMRFLSSNSRDCFFGKSAAIQEQQMMQDGFLGKAANLNQGNFQLRNSKYLGPAQQLLNECCNLGTKQIDPPRQKAPKTNQWEDENGSSSSCSRKPSLYSLELMELQKRKSKLLSMLEEVDRRYKHYCDQMKAVVSSFEAVAGNGAARVYSALASKAMSRHFRCLRDGIVGQIQATKKAMGEKDPVAPGTTRGETPRLRVLDQALRQQRAFQQMSMMESHPWRPQRGLPERSVSVLRAWLFEHFLHPYPSDVDKHILARQTGLSRSQVSNWFINARVRLWKPMVEEMYLEETKEQDNLGSPDGATDPDDNGRPNPNPQPRIEDQKPTAEQLVRIDSECLSSIINNPEKNDSKNGKSLQNPHPHHLHHHQPNFGRVAEAFGAVELDFSSYNHHTAGAVSFTNDSAHHNFGGSGVSLTLGLQQHGGSGVSLAFSPASQSSLFYSRDPIEDCQPVQYSLLDGEGQNLPYRNLMGAQLLHDLAG